A region of Streptomyces sp. R44 DNA encodes the following proteins:
- a CDS encoding alpha/beta fold hydrolase codes for MTTYRQPGLVLTDHRFPVPLDHARPDGERIEVFGREVVASDKDRSGREELPWLVYLEGGPGFGARRFIGPQAWLGRAVREFRVLLLDQRGTGRSTPANRQTLPLRGGPAEQADYLAHFRADSIVEDCELIRRRLTGGAPWTVLGQSFGGFCATHYLSTAPEGLERVLITGGLPALDATADEVYRAAYPRIRRKNEAHFARYPQDAERVNAIAAHLLDHEVTLPGGGLLTVEAFQSLGILLGSGDGTHQLHLLLEGAFVPTPAGPALADAFLEQVQAHLSYAGHPLYAVLHEAIYAQGQGPTDWAAERVRAEYPEFDARTALDEGAPLLLTGETVHPWHFATDPALRPLRETAELLAARTDWTPLYDPERLAANQVPVAAAVYQDDMYVDTAHSLETARAVRGLRTWVTDEFEHDGVRAGGPRVLDRLLSLARDEI; via the coding sequence TTGACCACCTACCGCCAGCCGGGCCTCGTCCTCACCGACCACCGGTTCCCCGTCCCCCTCGACCACGCCCGCCCCGACGGCGAGCGCATCGAGGTCTTCGGCCGCGAGGTCGTCGCGAGCGACAAGGACCGCTCGGGCCGCGAGGAGCTCCCCTGGCTGGTCTACCTGGAGGGCGGTCCCGGCTTCGGCGCCCGCCGCTTCATCGGCCCGCAGGCCTGGCTCGGCCGCGCCGTGCGGGAGTTCCGGGTCCTCCTCCTCGACCAGCGCGGCACCGGCCGCTCCACCCCCGCCAACCGCCAGACCCTGCCGCTGCGCGGCGGACCGGCCGAGCAGGCCGACTACCTGGCGCACTTCCGCGCCGACTCCATCGTCGAGGACTGCGAGCTGATCCGCCGCCGGCTCACCGGCGGAGCCCCCTGGACCGTCCTCGGCCAGAGCTTCGGCGGCTTCTGCGCCACCCACTACCTCTCCACCGCCCCCGAAGGCCTGGAGCGGGTCCTCATCACCGGCGGCCTGCCCGCCCTGGACGCCACCGCCGACGAGGTCTACCGCGCCGCCTACCCCCGCATCCGGCGGAAGAACGAGGCGCACTTCGCCCGCTACCCGCAGGACGCCGAACGGGTCAACGCGATCGCCGCCCACCTCCTCGACCACGAGGTCACCCTCCCCGGCGGCGGACTGCTCACCGTCGAGGCCTTCCAGTCCCTCGGCATCCTCCTCGGCTCCGGCGACGGCACCCACCAGCTCCATCTGCTCCTGGAGGGCGCCTTCGTGCCGACCCCGGCCGGGCCCGCGCTCGCCGACGCCTTCCTCGAACAGGTCCAGGCCCACCTCTCGTACGCGGGACACCCGCTGTACGCCGTCCTCCACGAGGCCATCTACGCCCAGGGACAGGGCCCCACCGACTGGGCCGCCGAACGGGTACGCGCCGAGTACCCGGAGTTCGACGCCCGTACGGCGCTCGACGAGGGCGCGCCGCTGCTCCTCACCGGAGAGACCGTCCACCCCTGGCACTTCGCCACCGACCCCGCCCTGCGCCCGCTGCGCGAGACCGCCGAACTGCTCGCCGCGCGCACCGACTGGACCCCGCTGTACGACCCCGAGCGGCTCGCCGCCAACCAGGTCCCGGTGGCGGCCGCCGTCTACCAGGACGACATGTACGTCGACACCGCCCACTCCCTGGAGACCGCGCGCGCCGTGCGGGGCCTGCGGACCTGGGTGACCGACGAGTTCGAGCACGACGGGGTACGGGCCGGCGGGCCGCGCGTCCTCGACCGGCTGCTGTCCCTCGCCCGCGACGAGATCTGA
- a CDS encoding helix-turn-helix domain-containing protein, producing MTEDDRIDAVLTEVGPRLRRVRRDRGVTLAELSAATGISVSTLSRLESGQRRPSLELLLPLARAHQVPLDELVGAPPVGDPRVKAKPIVRNGRTMYPLTRQPGGLQAYKVIQEKAREAPEPRVHEGYEWLYVLSGKLRLVLGEHDVVLAAGEAAEFDTRVPHWFGPAEDGPVEFLSLFGPQGERMHVRARPKKSG from the coding sequence ATGACCGAAGACGACCGCATCGACGCCGTCCTGACCGAGGTCGGCCCCCGGCTCCGCCGTGTCCGCCGCGACCGCGGGGTGACCCTCGCCGAGCTCTCCGCCGCCACCGGCATCTCCGTGAGCACCCTCTCCCGGCTGGAGTCCGGGCAGCGCAGGCCCAGCCTCGAACTGCTCCTGCCGCTCGCCCGCGCCCATCAGGTCCCCCTCGACGAGCTGGTGGGCGCCCCGCCGGTGGGCGATCCCCGCGTCAAGGCGAAGCCCATCGTGCGCAACGGCCGGACGATGTACCCGCTGACCCGCCAGCCCGGCGGACTCCAGGCGTACAAGGTGATCCAGGAGAAGGCGCGCGAGGCCCCGGAGCCCCGGGTGCACGAGGGGTACGAGTGGCTGTACGTGCTCTCCGGGAAGCTCCGGCTGGTGCTGGGCGAGCACGATGTCGTGCTCGCCGCCGGCGAGGCGGCCGAGTTCGACACGCGCGTCCCGCACTGGTTCGGGCCGGCCGAGGACGGCCCGGTCGAGTTCCTGAGCCTGTTCGGGCCGCAGGGGGAGCGCATGCACGTGCGGGCGCGTCCCAAGAAGTCCGGCTGA
- a CDS encoding ABC transporter substrate-binding protein encodes MRRPRGSGVLCLVLLATGCAAGPALEDRGAVPGQPGDGDRLVVGSAGFTGSDLLAQMYALLLQDAGYRTRILSVTNRELYEPALENGQIDVVPEYAATFADWLNAKAHGADAPTVGSPDLTATMAALRALAGPRGLTVLDPGRAVDQNAFAVTAAYAAEHRLKTLGDLGAARLPVRLAAGDECVRRPYCAPGLKEVYGIDVTAVDPKGVGTTQSKQAVQSGQDQLVLTTTTDATLDAFGLVLLDDDKHLQNADFIVPVVNRARAGGERVTRALARLNTVLTTAELAHLNERVDSWRRLPEDVARNYLTEKGLLPR; translated from the coding sequence GTGAGGAGGCCCCGCGGTTCCGGCGTCCTCTGCCTCGTCCTCCTGGCGACCGGCTGCGCCGCCGGCCCGGCCCTGGAGGACCGGGGCGCCGTCCCCGGACAGCCCGGCGACGGCGACCGGCTGGTCGTCGGCTCGGCCGGGTTCACCGGGAGCGACCTCCTGGCCCAGATGTACGCGCTGCTGCTCCAGGACGCCGGATACCGCACCAGGATCCTGTCCGTCACCAACCGCGAGCTGTACGAGCCCGCCCTGGAGAACGGCCAGATCGACGTCGTGCCGGAGTACGCCGCGACCTTCGCCGACTGGCTGAACGCCAAGGCCCACGGGGCGGACGCGCCGACCGTCGGCTCGCCCGACCTGACCGCGACCATGGCCGCCCTCCGCGCGCTCGCCGGACCGCGCGGGCTCACGGTCCTCGACCCCGGCCGCGCCGTCGACCAGAACGCCTTCGCCGTCACCGCCGCCTACGCCGCCGAGCACCGCCTGAAGACCCTCGGCGACCTGGGCGCCGCCCGGCTGCCGGTCCGCCTCGCGGCCGGTGACGAGTGCGTCCGCCGGCCGTACTGCGCGCCCGGCCTGAAGGAGGTCTACGGCATCGACGTGACGGCCGTCGACCCCAAGGGCGTCGGCACCACCCAGTCCAAACAGGCCGTGCAGAGCGGCCAGGACCAGCTGGTGCTCACCACGACCACCGACGCCACGCTCGACGCGTTCGGGCTCGTCCTGCTCGACGACGACAAGCACCTGCAGAACGCCGACTTCATCGTCCCCGTCGTCAACCGCGCCCGCGCCGGCGGCGAGCGCGTCACCCGCGCGCTCGCCCGCCTCAACACGGTCCTCACCACCGCGGAGCTGGCGCACCTCAACGAGCGGGTGGACAGCTGGCGGCGGCTCCCGGAGGACGTGGCACGGAACTACCTCACGGAGAAGGGACTCCTCCCGCGCTGA
- a CDS encoding substrate-binding domain-containing protein, which yields MAARETPASGRELKFRALMAELRRGILDGTWPPGSKLPTERALAAETGLSVTTVRRAYEDLVALGLVERRQGAGTFSAHRPERDRADRRIVGVLVPDTTYYYPRVLQGIEREVAAAGARLVLACSQYDPDEEDAAVERLLSAGVHGLLLVPSLHTATDPGRRAEELLALPVPAVLVERRLAAHGPGDPTEHVCTDHEGGAYDAVRHLRALGHERLGLVARTDAPTTAPIESGFARALADLGLPAAPPHERDVRDRWDPDRADRALAALRASGVTAALCFGDREAALMLGAARRAGLRVPEDLALISYDNEFADVAETPLTAVSPPKYQLGRLAAQILLRRLAEGDAAPLHQVQLRPRLVVRASCGGRTEADPQKSKR from the coding sequence ATGGCGGCACGCGAGACACCGGCGTCCGGCCGGGAGCTGAAGTTCCGGGCCCTCATGGCCGAGCTGCGGCGCGGCATCCTCGACGGCACCTGGCCCCCGGGAAGCAAACTGCCCACCGAGCGGGCCCTGGCCGCCGAGACGGGTCTGTCCGTCACCACCGTCCGCCGCGCCTACGAGGACCTCGTCGCCCTCGGCCTCGTCGAACGACGCCAGGGCGCGGGCACCTTCTCCGCCCACCGTCCCGAGCGCGACCGGGCCGACCGGCGGATCGTCGGCGTCCTCGTCCCCGACACCACCTACTACTACCCGCGCGTCCTCCAGGGCATCGAGCGGGAGGTCGCGGCGGCCGGCGCCCGGCTCGTCCTCGCCTGCTCGCAGTACGACCCCGACGAGGAGGACGCCGCCGTGGAGCGGCTGCTCTCCGCCGGGGTCCACGGCCTCCTCCTCGTCCCCAGCCTGCACACCGCGACCGATCCGGGGCGGCGCGCCGAGGAGCTCCTCGCCCTGCCCGTCCCCGCCGTCCTCGTCGAACGCCGGCTCGCCGCCCACGGCCCCGGCGACCCCACCGAGCACGTCTGCACCGATCACGAGGGCGGCGCCTACGACGCCGTCCGCCACCTGCGGGCCCTCGGCCACGAGCGGCTCGGGCTCGTCGCCCGCACCGACGCGCCGACCACCGCGCCCATCGAGTCCGGCTTCGCCCGCGCCCTCGCCGACCTCGGTCTGCCCGCCGCCCCGCCGCACGAGCGGGACGTGAGGGACCGCTGGGACCCGGACCGCGCCGACCGGGCGCTCGCCGCGCTGCGCGCCTCGGGCGTCACCGCCGCGCTCTGCTTCGGCGACCGGGAGGCCGCCCTGATGCTCGGGGCGGCCCGCCGCGCCGGACTGCGGGTGCCCGAGGACCTCGCCCTGATCAGCTACGACAACGAGTTCGCCGATGTCGCGGAGACCCCGCTGACGGCCGTCTCGCCCCCCAAGTACCAGCTGGGCCGCCTCGCTGCGCAGATCCTGCTCCGGCGGCTCGCCGAGGGGGACGCGGCCCCGCTCCACCAGGTGCAGCTGAGACCGCGCCTGGTGGTCCGTGCCTCCTGCGGCGGACGGACGGAAGCGGATCCACAAAAGTCCAAGCGGTGA
- a CDS encoding NAD(P)/FAD-dependent oxidoreductase, with product MNAHTENTPGRYDAMVIGGGAAGLSAALIMGRSRLSTLVVDAGEPRNAPAVHMHGVLSRDGTSPADYLAAGRRELASYGVDVREGRVARAAADNGDGFLVVLADGTRARARRLVVATGLVDELPEIDGVAERWGRDVLHCPYCHGWEVRDLPFGVIAHPAMPAHQALMVSRWSKDVTLFLHTAGGLSAPDAALLDAAGVEVVTGEVAGLAVEDDRLTGVRLADGRIVPRSVVFVGARRLAARDDVLRELGAELRETPFGEFVAVDETGRTSLPGVWAAGNVTGPQEQVVNAVSRGYRAGVAISNELLFADLEAAAARRPAG from the coding sequence ATGAATGCGCACACAGAGAACACTCCCGGGCGGTACGACGCGATGGTGATCGGCGGCGGCGCCGCCGGGCTCAGCGCGGCGCTGATCATGGGCCGCTCGCGGCTGAGCACCCTGGTCGTGGACGCGGGCGAGCCCCGCAACGCCCCCGCCGTCCACATGCACGGGGTCCTCTCCCGGGACGGGACGAGCCCCGCCGACTACCTCGCGGCCGGACGGCGCGAACTCGCCTCGTACGGCGTGGACGTGCGCGAGGGCCGGGTGGCCCGGGCGGCAGCCGACAACGGCGACGGCTTCCTCGTGGTCCTGGCGGACGGCACACGCGCGCGTGCGCGAAGGCTGGTGGTGGCGACCGGCCTCGTCGACGAGCTGCCGGAGATCGACGGGGTGGCCGAGCGTTGGGGCCGGGACGTGCTCCACTGCCCCTACTGCCACGGCTGGGAGGTCCGCGACCTGCCGTTCGGAGTGATCGCCCACCCGGCGATGCCCGCGCACCAGGCGCTGATGGTCTCGCGCTGGTCGAAGGACGTGACGCTCTTCCTGCACACCGCCGGCGGGCTCTCCGCCCCCGACGCGGCTCTGCTCGACGCGGCCGGGGTCGAGGTCGTCACCGGCGAGGTCGCCGGGCTCGCCGTCGAGGACGACCGGCTCACCGGGGTCCGGCTCGCCGACGGGCGGATCGTGCCGCGCTCGGTGGTCTTCGTCGGGGCGCGGCGGCTCGCGGCACGGGACGACGTGCTGCGGGAGCTGGGCGCGGAGCTGCGCGAGACCCCGTTCGGGGAGTTCGTCGCGGTCGACGAGACGGGCCGGACGAGCCTTCCCGGCGTCTGGGCCGCCGGGAACGTGACGGGCCCGCAGGAGCAGGTCGTCAACGCGGTGAGCCGTGGCTACCGGGCCGGCGTGGCGATCAGCAACGAGCTGCTGTTCGCCGATCTGGAGGCGGCGGCGGCCCGTCGGCCGGCCGGATGA
- a CDS encoding ABC transporter permease: MTALADAWSWLTTATNWSGENGVGQRLGEHLLLTAVCLLLSCLIALPVALVLGHLGKGGALAVNLANAGRAVPTFAVLVLLLLSPLGPYGQWPTIIALVLFAVPPLLTNAYVGMRGVDADVVRAARGMGMTGRQTLARVELPLALPMILTGVRIAAVQLVATATVAALAGGGGLGRIITAGFNLASTPQVVAGAFLVAVLALLVEAVFEGAQRLGPARTRGSGG; encoded by the coding sequence GTGACCGCCCTCGCCGACGCGTGGTCCTGGCTCACCACCGCCACGAACTGGTCCGGTGAGAACGGCGTGGGGCAACGGCTCGGCGAGCACCTCCTCCTCACCGCCGTCTGCCTCCTCCTCAGCTGTCTGATCGCCCTGCCCGTCGCCCTCGTCCTGGGGCACCTCGGCAAGGGCGGCGCGCTCGCCGTGAACCTCGCCAACGCCGGCCGGGCCGTCCCCACCTTCGCCGTCCTCGTCCTGCTCCTCCTCAGCCCGCTCGGCCCGTACGGGCAGTGGCCGACGATCATCGCCCTGGTCCTGTTCGCCGTGCCCCCGCTCCTCACCAACGCGTACGTCGGGATGCGGGGCGTCGACGCAGACGTCGTACGGGCCGCCCGGGGCATGGGCATGACGGGCCGCCAGACCCTCGCCCGGGTCGAACTGCCACTGGCCCTGCCGATGATCCTCACCGGCGTACGGATCGCGGCCGTCCAGCTCGTCGCCACCGCGACCGTGGCCGCGCTCGCGGGCGGCGGCGGCCTCGGCCGGATCATCACCGCCGGCTTCAACCTCGCGTCCACCCCGCAGGTCGTCGCCGGGGCCTTTCTCGTCGCCGTGCTCGCCCTCCTCGTCGAGGCGGTCTTCGAAGGCGCGCAGCGCCTCGGCCCGGCGCGGACGCGAGGGAGCGGCGGGTGA
- a CDS encoding ABC transporter permease: protein MTAPPEDCLARNEWICGDYLSTRREILGDAVVQHLQLAGAAVALAVLLALPLAVAARRWRWAAGPVLGLTTLLYTIPALAMFSLLLPVYGLSAALVVAGLVLYSLTLLVRNVLAGLRAVPEETRQAARGLGYGPIRLLLAVELPLALPAAMAGLRIATVSAVSLVTIGAIVGHGGLGNLIYAGMNTYFKAQVLTASALCVVIAVAADLLLLGAQRLLTPWTRGGAG from the coding sequence GTGACCGCGCCGCCCGAGGACTGCCTCGCCCGCAACGAGTGGATCTGCGGCGACTACCTCTCCACCCGGCGCGAGATCCTCGGCGACGCCGTCGTCCAGCACCTCCAGCTGGCCGGCGCCGCGGTCGCCCTCGCCGTGCTGCTCGCCCTGCCCCTCGCGGTGGCGGCGCGCCGCTGGCGGTGGGCGGCCGGGCCCGTCCTCGGGCTCACCACCCTCCTGTACACGATCCCGGCGCTCGCGATGTTCTCGCTGCTCCTGCCGGTGTACGGGCTGTCCGCCGCCCTCGTGGTCGCCGGGCTCGTCCTGTACTCCCTCACCCTCCTCGTACGGAACGTCCTCGCGGGGCTCCGCGCCGTCCCCGAGGAGACCCGGCAGGCCGCGCGCGGCCTCGGGTACGGGCCGATCCGGCTGCTCCTCGCCGTCGAACTGCCCCTCGCGCTGCCCGCCGCCATGGCAGGACTGCGCATCGCCACCGTCTCCGCCGTCTCCCTCGTCACCATCGGCGCGATCGTCGGCCACGGCGGCCTCGGCAACCTGATCTACGCGGGCATGAACACCTACTTCAAGGCCCAGGTCCTCACCGCCTCCGCGCTCTGCGTCGTCATCGCCGTCGCCGCCGACCTGCTCCTCCTCGGCGCGCAGCGGCTCCTCACCCCCTGGACCCGGGGAGGGGCCGGGTGA
- a CDS encoding SGNH/GDSL hydrolase family protein: MTAKKIFVSVPLAAVLMTAAAPAGATTTDSFAFTPWRSAWATAPQAPTHTDWYPNWSEAGFDNQSVRQVIRVGAEGSELRIRLSNVYGTSPLRLTGATVARSAGGAAVRADSVRTVRFGGADGVTVPAGGQLSSDAVALPVRALEQLTVTLHFRGRTGPATFHNFADTLTYRASGDHLRDAAGEAFAEPPSLSWYYLAGVDVKPVTSPGRGRDAVVAFGDSLTDGVGSTFGADRRYPDALADRLVAEGRPRPVLNLGIGGNKVLNDSPCFGESALSRFRRDVLGRPDVRTVIVLQGTNDIVLPDGPQDRCTTPSPLVTSAEIVAGHRQLIREAHARGVKVIGATLPPYQGYAYWTERGDRVRNEVNQWIRTSGAYDGVVDFDSVVADPEHPERIGAEYVSGDLIHMKDAGYKAMADAVDLNSL; encoded by the coding sequence ATGACTGCCAAGAAGATCTTCGTGTCCGTCCCGCTGGCCGCCGTCCTCATGACCGCCGCCGCGCCCGCCGGGGCCACGACCACCGACTCGTTCGCGTTCACCCCCTGGCGCAGTGCCTGGGCCACCGCCCCGCAGGCCCCCACCCACACCGACTGGTACCCCAACTGGTCCGAGGCCGGGTTCGACAACCAGTCCGTGCGTCAGGTGATCCGCGTCGGCGCGGAGGGCTCCGAGCTGCGCATCCGGCTCTCCAACGTGTACGGGACGTCCCCGCTCCGCCTGACCGGCGCGACCGTCGCCCGCAGTGCCGGTGGCGCGGCCGTGCGGGCCGACTCGGTGCGCACGGTGCGGTTCGGAGGGGCGGACGGGGTGACCGTCCCGGCGGGCGGGCAGCTGTCGAGCGACGCGGTGGCGCTGCCCGTACGGGCCCTGGAACAGCTCACCGTGACCCTGCACTTCCGGGGGCGTACCGGCCCGGCGACCTTCCACAACTTCGCCGACACCCTGACCTACCGGGCGTCGGGGGACCACCTGCGTGACGCGGCGGGCGAGGCGTTCGCGGAGCCGCCGAGCCTGTCCTGGTACTACCTGGCCGGGGTGGACGTGAAGCCGGTGACATCGCCCGGCCGCGGCCGTGACGCGGTCGTCGCCTTCGGCGACTCCCTCACCGACGGCGTCGGCTCGACCTTCGGTGCCGACCGGCGCTACCCCGACGCGCTGGCCGACCGCCTCGTCGCCGAAGGCCGTCCGCGGCCGGTGCTCAACCTCGGCATCGGCGGCAACAAGGTCCTCAACGACTCCCCGTGCTTCGGCGAGAGCGCCCTCTCCCGGTTCCGGCGCGACGTGCTCGGCCGCCCCGACGTGCGCACGGTCATCGTCCTGCAGGGCACCAACGACATCGTCCTGCCCGACGGCCCCCAGGATCGCTGCACCACCCCCAGTCCCCTCGTCACGTCCGCCGAGATCGTCGCCGGTCACCGGCAGCTCATCCGCGAGGCCCACGCCCGCGGCGTGAAGGTCATCGGTGCCACCCTCCCGCCGTACCAGGGGTACGCGTACTGGACCGAGCGCGGCGACCGCGTCCGCAACGAGGTCAACCAGTGGATCCGTACGAGCGGCGCGTACGACGGCGTCGTGGACTTCGACAGCGTGGTGGCCGACCCGGAGCACCCCGAGCGGATCGGGGCGGAGTACGTCTCCGGCGATCTGATCCACATGAAGGACGCCGGCTACAAGGCGATGGCCGACGCGGTTGACCTGAACTCCCTCTGA
- a CDS encoding NADPH:quinone oxidoreductase family protein, which produces MQAWRVYENGEPGAVMRREEVQPPTPGEGQVLLRVRAANVNFPDALLCRGHYQVRPPLPFTPGVEVCAETEDGRRVITTAALPHGGFAEYTLADAAGLLPAPEALDDAEAAALHIGYQTGWFGLHRRAALQEGETLLVHAAAGGVGSAAVQLGKAAGATVIGVVGGPEKAAVARALGCDLVIDRRSEDVVAAVKAATGGRGADVIYDPVGGEAYQQSAKCVAFEGRIVIVGFASGAVPAPALNHALVKNYSILGLHWGLYATKDPGSIGRCHETLTAYAAKGLIKPLIGERVPFALAADAVQRVADGTTTGRLVVLPEGAHA; this is translated from the coding sequence ATGCAGGCATGGCGTGTGTACGAGAACGGCGAACCGGGCGCGGTGATGCGCCGCGAGGAGGTGCAACCGCCCACGCCGGGCGAGGGCCAGGTCCTCCTCCGGGTCCGCGCCGCGAACGTCAACTTCCCCGACGCGCTGCTCTGCCGCGGCCACTACCAGGTGCGCCCCCCGCTGCCCTTCACCCCCGGCGTCGAGGTCTGCGCCGAGACCGAGGACGGGCGCCGGGTGATCACCACCGCGGCCCTCCCGCACGGCGGCTTCGCCGAGTACACCCTCGCCGACGCCGCCGGGCTCCTGCCCGCCCCGGAGGCCCTTGACGACGCCGAGGCCGCCGCGCTGCACATCGGCTACCAGACCGGATGGTTCGGCCTGCACCGCCGCGCCGCCCTCCAGGAGGGCGAGACCCTCCTCGTCCACGCGGCGGCCGGCGGCGTCGGCAGCGCCGCCGTGCAGCTCGGCAAGGCGGCCGGCGCCACCGTCATCGGCGTCGTCGGCGGCCCCGAGAAGGCCGCCGTCGCCCGCGCCCTCGGCTGCGACCTGGTGATCGACCGCCGCTCCGAGGACGTCGTCGCCGCCGTCAAGGCCGCCACCGGCGGCCGGGGCGCCGACGTGATCTACGACCCGGTCGGCGGCGAGGCCTACCAGCAGTCGGCCAAGTGCGTCGCCTTCGAGGGCCGGATCGTGATCGTCGGCTTCGCGAGCGGCGCCGTCCCGGCCCCCGCCCTCAACCACGCCCTGGTGAAGAACTACTCGATCCTCGGCCTCCACTGGGGCCTGTACGCGACGAAGGACCCGGGCTCGATCGGCCGCTGCCACGAGACCCTGACCGCCTACGCGGCGAAGGGGCTGATCAAGCCCCTCATCGGCGAGCGCGTCCCCTTCGCCCTCGCGGCGGACGCCGTCCAGCGCGTCGCCGACGGCACCACCACCGGCCGCCTGGTCGTCCTCCCGGAAGGAGCCCACGCATGA
- a CDS encoding VOC family protein, with product MLGTQFTKGSPNWIDLGSPDTEAAAAFYGAVFGWDFRSAGPEAGGYGFFQQDGATVGALGPLDEGAKSAWTVYFQTSDADATQEAAKGAGGTVRVEAFDVMDAGRMACLTDPAGAEFAVWQPGTVKGLDRTSATNTLLWAELHVPDPEATLGFYESLFGWRWSRMEAPGMTYRVISTAEGDQEDTSFGGAAELQEGMDAAWIPYFTVEDPDAVSRTAQGGGGSVVMPAADVPDVGRIAWLADPFGAVFAVMKPNPRA from the coding sequence ATGCTCGGTACGCAGTTCACCAAGGGCTCCCCCAACTGGATCGACCTCGGCAGCCCCGACACCGAAGCCGCCGCAGCCTTCTACGGCGCCGTCTTCGGCTGGGACTTCCGGTCGGCGGGCCCGGAGGCCGGGGGCTACGGCTTCTTCCAGCAGGACGGCGCCACGGTCGGCGCCCTGGGACCGCTCGACGAGGGCGCGAAGAGCGCCTGGACGGTGTACTTCCAGACCTCTGACGCGGACGCGACCCAGGAGGCCGCCAAGGGGGCGGGCGGCACCGTGCGCGTCGAGGCCTTCGACGTCATGGACGCGGGCCGCATGGCCTGCCTCACCGACCCGGCGGGCGCGGAGTTCGCCGTCTGGCAGCCGGGGACGGTGAAGGGCCTGGATCGGACCTCCGCCACCAACACCCTCCTCTGGGCCGAACTGCACGTCCCCGACCCCGAGGCCACCCTCGGCTTCTACGAGAGCCTCTTCGGCTGGCGCTGGTCCCGGATGGAGGCGCCCGGCATGACCTACCGGGTGATCTCCACTGCCGAGGGCGACCAGGAGGACACGTCCTTCGGAGGCGCGGCCGAGCTCCAGGAAGGGATGGACGCGGCCTGGATCCCGTACTTCACGGTGGAGGACCCCGACGCGGTCTCCCGCACGGCGCAGGGCGGCGGCGGCTCGGTCGTGATGCCCGCCGCCGACGTCCCCGACGTGGGTCGCATCGCCTGGCTCGCCGACCCCTTCGGTGCGGTGTTCGCGGTGATGAAGCCCAACCCGAGGGCGTAG
- a CDS encoding SIS domain-containing protein, with translation MSTHVSAEIAGQPDCWRRAAEIAGHDSGPLPARGERVAVVGCGTSYFIARAYAALRESLGAGETDAFPASDTTPLGRGYDRIVALTRSGTTTEVVDLLARAAGRVPTLVVTGVPDSPAGRLADRIVDLGFADERSVVQTRFATTALQLLRAGLGVDLGPSIADAELVLYEALPAAWERRGQFTFLGTGWTVGLADEAALKLREVARAWTESYAAMEYRHGPISISDRASLVCCLGPAPSGLRDEVESTGALFAADAIDPVAALVRAQRLAVALADRRGLNPDRPRHISRSVILAGAFRPTVSEATRILRS, from the coding sequence ATGAGCACCCACGTCAGCGCGGAGATCGCCGGCCAGCCCGACTGCTGGCGCCGCGCCGCCGAGATCGCCGGCCACGACTCCGGCCCGCTGCCGGCCCGCGGCGAGCGCGTCGCGGTCGTCGGCTGCGGCACCTCGTACTTCATCGCCCGCGCCTACGCGGCCCTGCGGGAGTCCCTCGGTGCGGGCGAGACCGACGCGTTCCCCGCCTCCGACACCACCCCGCTCGGCCGCGGCTACGACCGGATCGTCGCCCTCACCCGCTCCGGCACCACCACGGAGGTCGTGGACCTGCTCGCCCGCGCCGCCGGCCGCGTCCCGACGCTCGTCGTCACCGGGGTCCCCGACAGCCCCGCCGGAAGGCTCGCCGACCGGATCGTCGACCTCGGCTTCGCCGACGAACGCTCCGTCGTCCAGACCCGGTTCGCCACCACCGCGCTCCAACTCCTGCGCGCCGGGCTCGGGGTGGACCTCGGGCCGTCGATCGCCGACGCCGAACTCGTCCTGTACGAGGCGCTGCCCGCCGCCTGGGAGCGGCGCGGCCAGTTCACCTTCCTCGGCACCGGCTGGACCGTCGGCCTCGCCGACGAGGCGGCGCTCAAGCTGCGCGAAGTGGCCCGCGCCTGGACCGAGTCGTACGCGGCGATGGAGTACCGGCACGGCCCGATCAGCATCAGCGACCGGGCGAGCCTGGTCTGCTGCCTGGGCCCGGCCCCTTCGGGCCTGCGGGACGAAGTGGAGTCCACCGGCGCCCTGTTCGCCGCCGACGCCATCGACCCGGTCGCGGCGCTCGTCCGCGCCCAGCGGCTCGCGGTCGCCCTCGCGGACCGGCGCGGCCTCAACCCCGACCGGCCGCGCCACATCTCACGCTCGGTCATCCTCGCCGGAGCGTTCCGCCCGACGGTGTCGGAGGCGACCCGTATCCTGCGCTCATGA